A genome region from Desulfonatronovibrio magnus includes the following:
- a CDS encoding PP2C family protein-serine/threonine phosphatase gives MEFIFSQCSDKGKVRDQNEDFHGHASNPYIDAHIFCVADGMGGYGAGDIASKSVINSVTTEFKNIKRFTAGAIKDSIASLFHTAQQELASIRQSKGKTMMGTTLAILVFYERLVISANVGDTRIYCFDGQELKQLSYDHTVVNEMLNNKTITPEQAILHPKKHILTKALTGEDNRVEPHINILTHFDHNIYLICTDGLYNMVNDNFLRIRLKGSSIFEAKDQLLKEVYVNGARDNVTFQIIKAFDNEATIA, from the coding sequence ATGGAATTCATTTTTTCCCAATGCAGTGACAAAGGTAAGGTCCGAGATCAAAACGAAGACTTCCATGGTCACGCTTCCAACCCATATATTGATGCACATATTTTTTGCGTCGCAGACGGAATGGGGGGATATGGAGCAGGAGATATTGCCAGTAAATCTGTGATCAATTCTGTTACTACTGAATTCAAAAATATAAAGCGTTTTACTGCCGGTGCTATCAAGGATTCCATTGCAAGCCTTTTTCATACTGCCCAGCAAGAATTGGCCAGCATAAGACAATCAAAAGGCAAGACTATGATGGGCACAACCCTGGCTATCCTTGTATTCTATGAAAGACTGGTTATAAGCGCCAATGTTGGGGACACAAGAATTTACTGCTTTGATGGACAAGAACTCAAGCAATTGAGTTATGATCACACTGTAGTTAATGAAATGCTGAACAACAAAACCATAACACCCGAACAGGCAATACTTCATCCTAAAAAACATATTTTAACCAAAGCTTTGACAGGCGAAGACAATCGCGTTGAACCTCATATAAATATTTTAACACACTTCGACCATAACATTTACCTGATATGTACAGATGGACTTTACAACATGGTTAATGATAACTTCTTGCGCATCAGACTCAAAGGATCATCAATTTTTGAAGCCAAGGACCAACTTTTGAAAGAAGTCTATGTCAATGGTGCTCGAGATAATGTAACCTTTCAAATAATTAAAGCTTTCGACAATGAAGCAACTATAGCCTGA
- a CDS encoding Flp family type IVb pilin — protein MKNTRQKKEKKIVGQESMELRHNDVSYGNQTGATAVEYALVIAVVLAVVIAAATFMGDPLQDFFEAAVQQVQGWMGRQPSAN, from the coding sequence ATGAAAAACACCAGGCAGAAAAAAGAAAAAAAAATTGTTGGGCAAGAAAGCATGGAATTAAGACATAATGATGTTTCGTACGGAAATCAAACTGGAGCCACAGCTGTTGAATATGCGCTGGTAATTGCTGTTGTCCTTGCAGTTGTTATTGCTGCCGCTACCTTTATGGGAGATCCTTTGCAGGATTTTTTTGAAGCAGCTGTACAGCAAGTTCAGGGATGGATGGGAAGACAACCTTCTGCTAACTAA
- the cpaB gene encoding Flp pilus assembly protein CpaB, whose amino-acid sequence MSNTKALLISLLVAVFAVIMLMNYISSRERAILELATPVQVVAALRDMPEGTRVEPGMIELVTVPQKYVQPGAFNDIQRVVNRSVNVPVLRGTQVLESMFFDVEIEGIAPKIPTGKRAFSIFVTDVTSVGQLIQPGDMVDIMVTVEIGSFQDGRAVSEEVITKTALENILVLAVDQTSSVRRTGTASGSSQQAPGSVFSAGNTAAGSRSTQIKTLSLSVSPREVQILNLSQEIGTLSASLRSSFDTGQVENLPPLSAQDFLGIDRPIIPRSSPAWVEIRGADFFSRF is encoded by the coding sequence ATGTCAAACACAAAAGCTTTACTCATTTCTCTTTTAGTTGCTGTTTTTGCTGTAATAATGCTCATGAACTATATAAGCAGCAGAGAAAGAGCTATTCTTGAGTTGGCTACCCCAGTTCAGGTTGTTGCTGCTTTGAGAGATATGCCTGAAGGAACCAGGGTAGAGCCCGGAATGATTGAGTTGGTGACAGTACCGCAAAAATATGTCCAGCCAGGAGCATTTAATGATATTCAAAGAGTGGTCAACAGAAGCGTCAATGTCCCTGTCTTAAGAGGAACTCAGGTCTTGGAGTCGATGTTTTTTGATGTAGAAATTGAGGGCATTGCCCCAAAAATTCCTACAGGGAAAAGAGCATTCAGTATTTTTGTCACAGATGTAACATCTGTTGGCCAGCTTATCCAGCCCGGTGATATGGTGGACATCATGGTGACAGTTGAGATCGGCTCATTCCAAGACGGACGGGCCGTAAGCGAAGAAGTCATTACCAAGACAGCATTGGAAAACATACTTGTTCTGGCAGTAGACCAGACATCAAGTGTGCGCAGAACCGGAACTGCATCAGGATCAAGCCAACAGGCTCCTGGGAGCGTTTTCAGTGCCGGAAACACCGCTGCAGGAAGTAGAAGCACCCAGATAAAGACTCTTAGCCTGTCTGTAAGCCCCAGAGAAGTTCAGATACTTAATCTTTCTCAGGAGATTGGTACATTGTCAGCATCTTTACGCTCGAGCTTTGATACCGGGCAGGTAGAAAATCTTCCTCCACTGTCAGCTCAGGATTTTCTTGGAATAGACAGGCCGATAATTCCGAGGTCCAGCCCTGCCTGGGTGGAAATCAGAGGTGCTGACTTTTTTTCCAGATTTTAA
- a CDS encoding LuxR C-terminal-related transcriptional regulator, with protein MKIPVWVIFAGFISWLLSFAMEGPLVSHSGIENALLYFIIPHIVALYVLSLVRYDYDITIIADSGIVLSALSTVFFFYSGDYAAIFMILAGIGSAPVLMRIGGMLGDTNGKLFQVFSGLVAGNIATGIVINLPSGVWSYFAVAIALSLSFSAEMRVRSDSLKDLYIYQPMLLVLYTMAGIMYGFLMPGYYATEPLPGSEIFFYILAITLGWYFFAKDINGLLYLAIAFAILSQPALYSLTETFFVSGLYFMQSSMGFADYFALALAVSQTSPARAVGLNSATVCLGILIGFMLSQTHFEIITIVAFLGNITLAAGIFLLMFIQRHKKSGAVIHGSSSQIIFGPSKDADVEQKIQLAEKGSERFVCIPEWITDKLSPRECQILEMVIVKGMLYREVAEEIGIAESTVKTYIQRIYTKMEVESKKDLKKICQCLDAQKNNQ; from the coding sequence ATGAAAATTCCTGTATGGGTTATTTTTGCCGGATTTATTAGCTGGCTTTTGTCCTTTGCCATGGAAGGCCCCTTAGTAAGTCACTCTGGGATAGAGAATGCACTATTATATTTTATAATTCCGCATATAGTAGCACTATATGTTCTTTCTCTGGTCCGGTATGATTATGATATCACGATTATTGCCGATTCAGGCATAGTTTTGAGTGCTCTGTCTACAGTATTTTTTTTCTATTCCGGTGATTATGCAGCCATTTTTATGATTCTGGCAGGAATAGGGTCTGCTCCTGTTTTAATGAGAATAGGGGGGATGCTTGGTGATACTAATGGCAAGCTATTTCAGGTTTTTTCAGGTTTAGTTGCTGGTAATATTGCGACCGGGATTGTCATTAACCTACCCTCAGGAGTCTGGTCTTATTTTGCAGTAGCAATCGCTCTTTCTCTCTCCTTTTCTGCTGAAATGCGGGTTCGGTCGGACTCTCTTAAAGACTTGTACATTTATCAGCCTATGTTGCTGGTTCTGTATACCATGGCTGGTATAATGTATGGTTTTCTTATGCCTGGATATTATGCAACTGAGCCTTTACCAGGCAGTGAAATTTTCTTTTATATTCTGGCCATCACTTTGGGCTGGTATTTTTTTGCAAAGGATATTAATGGTTTACTTTATCTTGCCATAGCTTTTGCAATTCTTTCTCAGCCTGCTCTTTACAGTCTTACTGAAACATTTTTCGTAAGCGGTCTGTATTTTATGCAGTCTTCAATGGGATTTGCTGATTACTTTGCTCTTGCCCTGGCAGTAAGTCAAACTTCTCCAGCCAGGGCCGTGGGATTAAACTCCGCGACAGTGTGCCTGGGCATACTGATTGGCTTTATGCTCAGCCAAACTCATTTTGAAATTATTACTATTGTAGCTTTCCTTGGAAATATTACATTGGCTGCAGGGATTTTTCTACTGATGTTTATTCAAAGGCATAAGAAGAGTGGAGCTGTAATCCACGGTTCATCTTCTCAAATAATATTCGGACCTTCCAAGGATGCGGATGTCGAGCAAAAAATCCAGTTGGCAGAGAAGGGCAGTGAAAGGTTTGTCTGTATTCCGGAATGGATAACAGATAAGCTGTCACCGAGAGAGTGTCAGATTCTGGAGATGGTGATTGTCAAAGGAATGCTTTACCGTGAAGTTGCAGAAGAAATAGGGATAGCAGAATCGACCGTAAAAACTTATATTCAAAGAATTTATACCAAAATGGAAGTAGAATCAAAAAAGGATTTAAAAAAAATTTGTCAATGTTTAGATGCCCAAAAAAATAACCAGTAA
- a CDS encoding valine--tRNA ligase — MAIKELAKGYEPRDVEEKWIRFWDENQSFTPKPDSDQKAYSIVIPPPNVTGTLHMGHALNLTLQDILCRHKRQQGFDVLWVPGTDHAGIATQNVVEKSLAADGKSREDLGRDKFVQRVWEWKEEYGDKILNQVRRIGASVDWSRLRFTMDEGLSKAVRQVFVQLYEQGLIYQGNYIINWCVRCHTALSDLEVEHGEVEGALHHLRYPLEDGTGSVVVATTRPETMLGDTAVAVNPQDDRYSHLIGKYVILPILKRRIPVIGDEYVDMKFGTGCLKVTPAHDPNDFDLGQKHNLQVVQVIDDMGRMTQEAGELFAGQDRLECRKNILKVLEDQGALESVEKHKHSVGHCYRCNSVVEPYVSRQWFVKVGPLARKARNAVADQKTMIFPTHWEKTYFDWLDNIRDWCISRQIWWGHRIPAWTCQDCQELIVSVEEPQSCSKCKGSKLVQDEDVLDTWFSSALWPFSTLGWPEQTSELKKFYPTSVLVTGFDILFFWVARMMMMGIHFMKDVPFHHVYIHALVRDAQGQKMSKSKGNVIDPLVVMDEYGTDAFRFTLTAFAAMGRDIKMSKDRVEGYGHFINKIWNAARFSLMNLNEQTRDLDAENVEGLAHKWILNELEEVKAQVQDAIDEYRFNDAAQILYQFMWHSFCDWYLELIKQDLYGDDEKSRQIAQEVLLDVLSQTLILFHPIIPFVTQEIWSVLPGRKEQDLSKVAYPEKQPFFIFPKAAQEMAFLQQVVSAVRNIRSELNIAPSLKLTLIMKADKEDKLFLDEHSGLIKALAGLEKIQAGKEVNQPEGCGSAVVKGYELFVPLKGVVDIEGELKRLDKELGKLDKELTMIEKKLANPGFLNNAPEEIVQKEKNKSLEITEKRTKLSSLRQRLVDMG; from the coding sequence ATGGCCATAAAAGAACTTGCAAAAGGATATGAACCCAGGGACGTGGAAGAAAAGTGGATCAGATTCTGGGATGAAAACCAGAGTTTCACCCCAAAACCTGATTCTGACCAGAAAGCTTATTCCATAGTGATTCCCCCGCCCAACGTAACTGGAACGCTGCATATGGGCCATGCCCTTAATCTTACCTTGCAGGATATATTATGCCGTCATAAACGTCAGCAGGGATTTGATGTGCTCTGGGTTCCCGGGACTGATCACGCTGGAATTGCCACTCAAAATGTTGTGGAAAAGTCTCTTGCAGCAGATGGAAAATCCAGAGAAGACCTGGGAAGAGATAAATTTGTCCAGAGGGTTTGGGAATGGAAAGAAGAATACGGGGACAAGATTCTCAATCAGGTCAGAAGGATCGGGGCTTCCGTTGACTGGAGCAGGCTGCGTTTCACCATGGATGAAGGGCTTTCCAAGGCTGTGCGCCAGGTTTTTGTCCAACTCTACGAACAGGGCCTGATCTACCAGGGGAACTATATAATCAACTGGTGTGTAAGGTGTCATACTGCTCTTTCTGATCTGGAAGTGGAACATGGTGAAGTGGAGGGTGCTCTTCATCATTTACGCTACCCCTTAGAGGATGGAACAGGATCAGTAGTAGTGGCAACCACGAGGCCTGAAACAATGCTCGGAGATACTGCAGTGGCAGTGAATCCTCAAGACGATCGCTACTCTCATCTTATTGGAAAGTATGTTATACTGCCAATTCTAAAGCGCAGAATTCCGGTTATCGGGGATGAGTATGTGGATATGAAGTTTGGCACAGGCTGCTTGAAAGTGACTCCAGCCCACGATCCCAATGATTTTGATCTGGGGCAGAAACATAATCTGCAAGTGGTTCAGGTGATTGATGATATGGGCAGGATGACACAGGAGGCAGGTGAATTATTTGCAGGGCAGGACAGGCTTGAATGTCGTAAAAATATTCTCAAGGTGCTTGAAGACCAGGGTGCTCTGGAAAGTGTTGAAAAGCATAAACACAGCGTCGGGCATTGCTACAGGTGCAACTCTGTTGTGGAGCCTTATGTTTCCAGACAATGGTTTGTCAAAGTTGGACCACTGGCCCGCAAGGCCCGCAATGCTGTGGCAGATCAAAAAACAATGATTTTTCCAACACACTGGGAGAAAACATACTTTGACTGGCTGGATAACATTCGTGACTGGTGTATTTCACGCCAGATATGGTGGGGGCATCGTATTCCAGCCTGGACTTGCCAGGATTGTCAAGAGTTGATTGTTTCAGTTGAAGAGCCCCAGTCCTGCTCAAAATGTAAAGGTTCCAAGCTTGTTCAGGATGAAGATGTTCTGGACACCTGGTTTTCCTCAGCCCTTTGGCCTTTTTCCACACTTGGGTGGCCGGAACAGACTAGTGAACTTAAAAAATTTTACCCGACCTCTGTGCTTGTAACAGGTTTTGACATCCTGTTTTTCTGGGTAGCCAGAATGATGATGATGGGCATCCATTTTATGAAGGATGTACCTTTTCATCATGTCTATATTCACGCTCTGGTTCGTGATGCTCAGGGACAGAAAATGAGCAAGTCCAAGGGTAATGTGATTGATCCTCTTGTTGTCATGGATGAGTATGGAACAGACGCTTTCAGATTCACACTGACAGCTTTTGCAGCCATGGGGCGCGATATAAAAATGAGCAAAGACCGTGTGGAAGGTTACGGTCATTTCATTAATAAAATCTGGAACGCGGCACGCTTCAGCCTCATGAACCTGAATGAACAGACCCGGGACCTTGATGCTGAAAATGTTGAAGGGCTTGCCCATAAATGGATCCTGAATGAGTTGGAAGAAGTTAAGGCTCAGGTTCAGGATGCCATTGATGAATATAGATTCAATGATGCTGCCCAGATACTTTACCAGTTCATGTGGCATTCCTTTTGCGACTGGTATCTTGAGCTCATCAAGCAGGATCTATATGGAGATGATGAAAAATCCAGACAGATTGCTCAGGAAGTCCTTTTAGATGTACTCTCTCAAACCCTTATCCTGTTTCATCCAATTATTCCCTTTGTTACTCAGGAAATATGGTCTGTTCTTCCGGGTAGAAAAGAGCAGGACTTAAGTAAGGTTGCTTATCCGGAAAAGCAGCCCTTTTTTATTTTTCCCAAGGCAGCACAGGAGATGGCGTTTTTGCAGCAGGTGGTCAGCGCGGTGCGCAATATTAGATCAGAGCTGAATATTGCACCCTCTCTCAAACTTACTTTAATCATGAAGGCAGACAAAGAAGACAAGCTTTTTCTGGACGAGCACTCAGGGCTTATCAAGGCTCTGGCTGGTCTGGAAAAAATTCAGGCCGGCAAAGAAGTTAATCAACCTGAAGGATGTGGATCAGCGGTGGTTAAAGGGTATGAACTGTTTGTTCCATTAAAGGGGGTTGTGGATATTGAGGGTGAGCTTAAAAGACTTGATAAAGAACTGGGCAAGTTAGATAAAGAACTGACCATGATTGAGAAAAAACTGGCCAACCCGGGTTTTTTAAATAATGCTCCTGAAGAAATAGTTCAAAAGGAGAAAAATAAATCCTTAGAGATTACTGAGAAGAGAACTAAGCTTTCGTCTCTGCGTCAACGCCTTGTTGATATGGGGTAA
- a CDS encoding pilus assembly protein N-terminal domain-containing protein — MMQFITKTSICTLLCVFYALSASAQLPERIEMVAGESRVFNTGYNIDRIAIGDPDILGGVKTSDQELLINAKKPGQSNFFIWGTANQQAEIQITVRSREIDAAASEIREVIQDIEGVSVRVVGSRVFVEGEVFTHNCLKRIERVIEGLPNVVNLVELSPVMKDIVKEEIEKALAAQGMRNVEVSVTKNTFMLTGHVSSDDESGRAQRIAQAFSPEIVNALAVRKPTPRPQPVAASAPKQKEQAPPPPPRPILIEMSVNIMEIERNALRDFGIHWNPGGTLGASGVYSGASGQSPGLAGSLAGTLSNLLPKTRRINETGQGRSLMQQTLITKSGDSADFFAGSEVPIPVTQQGGTMSVEFKKIGVNLSFSPTIDSYDNIISSIRVESSNVTGEGPGGAPIISSNNLNTVLSVQSGNSIALGGLIGQRDLQAFSGSPPGGSASLAQANRAERAGTDTREVVIFVTPRILSDTPVDTVEVQRRVERDFMQQDLETLRQQVQ; from the coding sequence ATGATGCAATTTATCACAAAAACATCCATATGCACTTTGCTTTGTGTATTTTATGCTCTTTCTGCCAGTGCCCAGTTGCCTGAAAGAATTGAAATGGTGGCAGGAGAAAGCAGAGTATTTAATACGGGTTATAATATTGATAGAATAGCCATAGGAGACCCTGATATCCTTGGAGGTGTCAAAACCAGCGACCAGGAATTGCTAATAAACGCTAAAAAACCAGGTCAAAGCAATTTTTTTATCTGGGGAACAGCAAATCAGCAAGCAGAAATTCAAATAACTGTACGCAGCAGGGAAATTGATGCTGCTGCCTCTGAAATCAGGGAGGTCATTCAGGACATTGAAGGAGTCAGCGTCAGGGTTGTTGGGAGCAGAGTGTTTGTTGAGGGTGAGGTTTTTACCCATAACTGCCTGAAAAGAATTGAAAGGGTAATTGAAGGTTTGCCCAATGTTGTAAACTTAGTAGAACTCAGCCCTGTAATGAAAGATATCGTTAAAGAGGAAATTGAAAAGGCCCTTGCAGCGCAGGGTATGCGCAACGTTGAGGTATCCGTCACCAAAAACACCTTCATGCTTACCGGACACGTAAGCAGTGATGACGAATCTGGCCGGGCTCAGAGGATTGCTCAGGCTTTCTCGCCGGAGATTGTCAATGCACTGGCTGTCAGAAAGCCTACGCCCAGGCCGCAGCCAGTGGCAGCATCTGCCCCAAAACAGAAAGAGCAGGCTCCCCCCCCTCCCCCTAGACCAATTCTTATCGAAATGTCTGTCAATATAATGGAAATAGAAAGAAATGCTCTGCGTGATTTCGGAATTCACTGGAATCCAGGTGGTACTCTTGGTGCTTCAGGAGTTTATTCTGGTGCCAGTGGTCAGTCACCAGGACTTGCAGGATCTCTTGCGGGGACATTGTCTAACCTTCTTCCTAAAACACGAAGAATAAACGAAACAGGCCAGGGTCGCTCCCTTATGCAACAAACTTTAATCACCAAGAGTGGAGATTCAGCAGATTTTTTTGCTGGTTCAGAAGTTCCAATTCCTGTCACTCAGCAGGGAGGTACCATGTCTGTTGAGTTCAAAAAAATTGGTGTCAATTTGAGCTTCAGCCCTACAATTGACTCTTATGACAACATCATAAGCTCAATAAGAGTTGAGTCCAGCAATGTAACCGGAGAAGGCCCCGGTGGTGCGCCGATAATAAGCTCAAATAATCTAAATACTGTATTAAGCGTTCAAAGTGGTAACAGCATTGCTTTGGGTGGTCTGATAGGCCAGAGAGACCTCCAGGCTTTTTCAGGTTCCCCGCCAGGTGGTAGCGCTTCGCTTGCTCAGGCCAATAGAGCTGAAAGAGCTGGAACTGATACCAGGGAAGTGGTAATCTTTGTGACTCCCAGAATACTGTCAGATACTCCAGTTGACACAGTAGAAGTCCAGAGGAGAGTAGAAAGAGACTTTATGCAACAGGACCTTGAAACTTTACGCCAGCAAGTTCAGTAA
- the rfbC gene encoding dTDP-4-dehydrorhamnose 3,5-epimerase — protein MLFTPTKIPQVIIVEPKVFGDERGYFFESFRKDIFDQEIPGVNFVQDNESLSMRGVLRGLHYQLPPMAQSKLVRVVQGRVLDVVVDIRRSSPYFGQHVAVELSQENKCQLFIPKGFAHGFIVLSQKALFQYKVDNYYSREHDRGILFHDPDLGIDWILKQQEIVVSGKDAENPLLKNADVFD, from the coding sequence ATGCTTTTTACACCGACAAAAATTCCCCAAGTCATCATTGTTGAACCAAAGGTTTTTGGTGATGAGCGGGGGTATTTTTTTGAAAGTTTCCGAAAGGATATCTTTGACCAGGAAATACCTGGAGTAAATTTTGTTCAGGATAATGAATCTTTGTCCATGCGAGGAGTGCTGCGCGGGCTTCATTACCAACTGCCTCCCATGGCACAAAGCAAGCTGGTAAGAGTGGTGCAGGGCAGGGTGCTGGATGTGGTGGTGGATATTCGCCGGAGCAGTCCATATTTTGGTCAGCATGTGGCTGTTGAGTTATCCCAGGAAAATAAGTGCCAGTTGTTCATACCCAAAGGTTTTGCCCATGGATTTATAGTTCTGAGTCAGAAGGCTCTTTTTCAGTACAAGGTAGACAACTATTACTCCCGGGAACACGATCGAGGCATACTGTTCCATGATCCTGACCTGGGCATTGACTGGATCTTAAAACAGCAAGAGATTGTTGTGTCCGGCAAGGATGCTGAGAATCCATTGTTAAAAAATGCTGATGTTTTTGATTAG
- a CDS encoding Tad domain-containing protein, producing the protein MHSISNHKRHSKSKEQGSITVSVAFLLPTMVLMIVLIININQLVFTKIKLQNTVDACALSAAAVQATGLNEIADLNIEMAKEHENLVKIMRSGTWYDFGQAAIALSYFFNGKTGVIDNIFAYQNLFNELYAAMAEHVAQNVKEMNMPLSTLSAAHNTQVLTHLSAVQRPVSFSFYTASYSLGSPVANLFWSDPGDPRFAGNHDGSFYLLAKRSVSFSTTTVIRERVRKVGPTYVLYELELPAQNFLIAERIFGAMPTLTARAMARPAGGHIYDGKPYYQALLIR; encoded by the coding sequence ATGCACTCTATCAGTAATCATAAAAGACACTCTAAATCAAAAGAGCAAGGATCAATTACTGTTTCTGTGGCTTTTTTGCTGCCGACAATGGTACTGATGATTGTGCTGATCATCAATATAAACCAGCTTGTTTTTACTAAAATAAAGCTTCAGAATACTGTAGATGCCTGCGCCCTTTCTGCTGCTGCAGTTCAAGCTACTGGGCTGAATGAAATTGCTGATCTGAATATTGAAATGGCAAAAGAGCATGAAAATCTTGTAAAAATCATGCGCAGTGGAACATGGTACGATTTTGGCCAAGCCGCAATTGCCCTAAGTTACTTCTTTAATGGAAAAACTGGGGTAATTGACAATATATTTGCTTATCAAAATCTTTTCAACGAATTATATGCAGCCATGGCCGAGCATGTAGCGCAAAATGTAAAAGAAATGAACATGCCATTAAGCACATTGTCAGCAGCACACAATACACAAGTTCTTACACACCTGTCGGCAGTGCAGCGACCAGTTTCATTCAGTTTTTATACAGCAAGCTATTCCCTTGGCTCTCCTGTTGCAAATCTGTTCTGGTCTGATCCTGGAGACCCAAGGTTTGCCGGAAACCATGATGGCAGTTTTTATTTGCTAGCCAAAAGGTCAGTTAGTTTTTCTACAACAACTGTAATCCGTGAACGGGTCCGAAAAGTTGGGCCAACATATGTGTTGTATGAACTTGAACTTCCAGCCCAGAACTTTCTTATCGCTGAAAGAATCTTTGGAGCCATGCCGACTCTCACAGCCAGAGCTATGGCCAGGCCTGCCGGTGGACATATTTACGATGGAAAACCCTATTACCAGGCATTGTTGATCAGGTAG
- the cobA gene encoding uroporphyrinogen-III C-methyltransferase, producing the protein MSKVYLIGAGPGDPGLLTIKARDVLSKADVVVYDYLANKIFLKNCREDAEIIYVGKKGGDHTLPQAQINELLVQKALDGKIVARLKGGDPYIFGRGAEEAQELLEAGAEFEVIPGVTSAVAAPAYAGIPLTHRKYASSVSFITGHEDPDKPESAHNWHSLATGTSTLVFFMGVKNLPHISKMLIQHGMRPDMPVALVRWGTTCKHKSLVSTLQDIPDEAARQGFKPPSLIIVGEVVCLRDELNWFEKLPLLGKGVVVTRAREQASSLLAQLSDLGACCFEFPTIQINPLDDYLPLHDAISKLHQYNWVVFTSVNGVRFFWQELVKAGLDARALGNNKVAAIGPATAEALEQRGINADFVPERYVAESVVQGMLQLGVMGQKVLIPRAKVAREVLPQELMKAGADVEIVPVYETGLTQEDDSEIVSSLEKGEIHYITFTSSSTVENFFSLVAPEHIAKNLDKGIKLVCIGPVTDKTLQGFGFKSDIMPDDYTIPGVIQELIKDSEMIQE; encoded by the coding sequence ATGTCCAAAGTCTATCTTATTGGAGCTGGTCCGGGTGATCCCGGACTTCTGACCATAAAAGCCAGAGATGTGCTGTCAAAAGCAGATGTGGTGGTTTATGATTATCTGGCCAACAAGATTTTTTTAAAAAATTGCCGAGAAGATGCTGAAATTATTTATGTTGGCAAGAAAGGCGGCGATCATACACTTCCTCAGGCTCAAATTAATGAACTTCTTGTGCAAAAGGCCCTTGATGGAAAAATTGTGGCCAGGCTCAAAGGTGGTGATCCTTATATTTTTGGTCGCGGCGCAGAAGAAGCTCAGGAGTTGCTGGAAGCTGGAGCTGAGTTTGAAGTTATTCCAGGAGTTACTTCCGCGGTTGCAGCTCCTGCTTATGCTGGAATACCCCTGACACACAGAAAGTACGCTTCTTCAGTATCGTTCATCACCGGCCATGAAGATCCGGACAAACCTGAAAGCGCTCATAACTGGCATTCCCTGGCAACCGGAACCAGCACTCTGGTTTTTTTTATGGGAGTCAAGAACCTTCCTCATATCAGCAAAATGCTCATACAGCATGGAATGCGCCCTGATATGCCTGTTGCCTTAGTGCGCTGGGGTACTACATGTAAACACAAATCCTTAGTTTCAACTCTGCAGGATATTCCAGATGAGGCTGCCCGGCAAGGATTTAAGCCTCCTTCTTTAATTATAGTTGGTGAAGTGGTTTGTTTGCGAGATGAACTGAACTGGTTTGAAAAACTGCCTCTGCTTGGTAAGGGAGTAGTGGTGACCAGAGCTCGTGAGCAGGCCAGTTCTCTGCTGGCTCAGCTTTCTGATCTTGGAGCCTGTTGCTTTGAATTTCCAACCATTCAAATCAATCCTCTTGATGACTATTTGCCATTGCATGATGCAATAAGTAAACTTCATCAGTACAATTGGGTTGTTTTTACTTCAGTTAACGGGGTTCGATTTTTCTGGCAGGAGCTTGTTAAAGCAGGGCTTGATGCCCGGGCCCTGGGCAATAATAAGGTGGCTGCCATTGGCCCTGCCACTGCTGAAGCTCTTGAACAGCGCGGCATTAACGCAGATTTTGTTCCGGAAAGGTATGTGGCTGAGTCAGTGGTTCAGGGTATGCTGCAGCTCGGGGTTATGGGGCAGAAGGTACTTATACCCAGAGCGAAAGTGGCCCGCGAGGTTTTACCCCAGGAACTGATGAAGGCCGGGGCGGATGTGGAGATCGTTCCGGTCTATGAAACCGGACTGACACAGGAAGATGATTCCGAAATTGTTTCATCTTTAGAAAAGGGTGAGATTCACTATATAACTTTTACCAGTTCTTCCACAGTAGAAAACTTTTTTTCATTAGTTGCTCCGGAACATATCGCCAAAAATCTTGATAAAGGTATAAAACTGGTCTGCATCGGCCCGGTAACTGATAAAACTCTGCAAGGTTTTGGGTTTAAATCAGATATTATGCCTGATGACTATACCATTCCCGGAGTGATTCAAGAATTAATCAAAGACAGCGAAATGATTCAGGAGTAA